In Belonocnema kinseyi isolate 2016_QV_RU_SX_M_011 chromosome 4, B_treatae_v1, whole genome shotgun sequence, a single window of DNA contains:
- the LOC117172130 gene encoding uncharacterized protein LOC117172130, with protein MWLLLTLTVLITREVLANFEVDDYVGDKSINRDIINIIARQVLNSDLKMRAVKMSYEERTSPSKNENVDLNKENEIAEADVEKRRKRSVDETGLQKSLTKGLEKRKKPVSWFYWPSKEDEITVKERSGELNHEKKTPRFSPWGGKRIDSYLSNPEFRQTVDVFNSWGGKRDNEISKRLIPEDNGKLYSWNRLGPNDNLELKRVSTSGSERKIPFNSWGGKRWMDVVEFTPTILDDPPKVEGKIGFRNRRGQYGESQEKFMRKMEEGRMPLVHKFESWGGKRSLNVIEPENFNLSSDNFMETISSRIPKKRSNRALRHRSTFQPWGGKRSRETAPKNPNGTARMQPASYFVRKVFFPWGG; from the exons ATGTGGCTACTATTAACATTAACAGTATTGATAACACGCGAGGTTTTGGCGAATTTTGAGGTTGATGACTATGTTGGGGATAAAAGTATTAACAGGGATATTATCAACATCATTGCACGTCAAGTGCTGAACTCCGATTTGAAAATGCGTGCAGTAAAAATGTCGTATGAAGAGCGGACTTCTCcatccaaaaatgaaaatgtagatttgaataaagaaaatgaaattgcAGAAGCAG atgTGGAAAAAAGACGAAAAAGATCGGTTGATGAAACTGGTCTGCAGAAATCTCTGACGAAAGGTCTCGAGAAAAGGAAGAAACCAGTCTCATGGTTTTATTGGCCATCAAAAGAAGAC gAAATCACTGTGAAAGAAAGAAGTGGGGAGTTGAATCACGAGAAAAAAACTCCTAGATTCAGTCCTTGGGGTGGAAAGAGAATCGATTCTTATTTATCGAATCCCGAATTTCGACAAACCGTTGACGTCTTTAACAGTTGGGGTGGAAAGCGTgacaatgaaatttcaaagcGTTTAATACCGGAGGACAACGGAAAATTATATTCATGGAATAGACTCGGTCCTAATGACAACCTTGAATTGAAACGCGTTTCAACAAGCGGCTCTGAGAGAAAAATCCCATTCAACAGTTGGGGTGGAAAACGATGGATGGATGTTGTCGAATTCACTCCAACGATTTTAGACGATCCTCCTAAAGTCGAAGGGAAAATTGGTTTTCGCAATAGGAGag gtCAATATGGAGAGTCACAGGAAAAATTCATGAGAAAGATGGAAGAAGGACGAATGCCGTTGGTTCACAAATTCGAAAGTTGGGGTGGCAAACGGTCTTTAAATGTAATAGAACCCGAGAATTTTAATCTGAGTAGTGACAATTTTATGGAAACCATTAGTTCGAGGATACCAAAAAAAAGGTCGAATCGAGCTCTAAGGCACCGATCGACATTTCAGCCATGGGGTGGAAAAAGGAGTCGAGAAACTGCACCTAAAAATCCCAACGGCACTGCACGTATGCAACCTGCAtcttattttgttagaaaagtcttCTTCCCTTGGGGCGGATAA
- the LOC117171185 gene encoding tachykinins isoform X2, with product MFAGPIVFAVFIVTSSFAEESASNDVAQEKRAPMGFQGMRGKKDLLSSENDEYSKRAPMGFQGMRGKKTISDENFSKRGPMGFHGMRGKKSFEEILEDIEKRALMGFHGMRGKKSYTFDYPEEYEKRSLAMGFQGVRGKREELTEDWGKRAPMGFQGMRGKKNSLDDVQELHKRAIMGFQGMRGKRSVENSYGSTSDSTKRASLSLQGSLRDRGESAPYYFKKLSPFRYFGIRGKKNPRWGIRGKFVGVRGKKWKASPYEDRIQLKKLFDNIERLNRLSGSSSVLEMQ from the exons ATGTTCGCTGGCCCAATAGTTTTTGCTGTATTCATAGTGACTTCTTCATTCGCCGAGGAAAGTGCATCGAATGATGTGGCACAAGAGAAACGAGCTCCAATGGGTTTTCAGGGGATGCGAGGCAAGAAGGATCTTCTATCCTCAGAAAACGACGAGTACTCGAAAAGAGCTCCCATGGGATTTCAG GGTATGCGTGGAAAGAAAACTATATCCGATGAAAACTTCAGCAAACGAGGTCCTATGGGCTTTCACGGCATGAGaggaaaaaaatcattcgaagAG ATTTTGGAAGACATAGAAAAGAGAGCACTAATGGGATTCCATGGAATGAGGGGTAAAAAGTCCTACACATTTGATTACCctgaagaatatgaaaaaaggtcCTTAGCCATGGGATTCCAGGGGGTGAGGGGAAAAAGGGAAGAACTTACTGAAGACTGGGGGAAAAGGGCACCTATGGGGTTCCAGGGAATGAGAGGCAAAAAGAACTCGCTGGACGATGTTCAAGAATTGCATAAACGAGCAATAATGGGATTCCAg GGAATGAGAGGAAAACGGAGTGTAGAAAATTCCTATGGATCCACTAGTGACTCTACCAAGAGGGCATCACTGAGTTTACAAG GCTCATTGAGAGATAGAGGGGAGAGTGCACCCTACTATTTCAAAAAGCTATCGCCTTTTCGGTATTTCGGAATTCGAGGTAAGAAAAATCCACGCTGGGGTATTCGGGGAAAGTTTGTGGGAGTTCGAGGAAAAAAATGGAAAGCCTCACCATACGAGGATcggattcaactaaaaaaactatttgatAACATCGAGAGGCTGAACCGCTTGTCAGGATCGTCATCAGTATTAG aaatgcagTAG
- the LOC117171185 gene encoding tachykinins isoform X3, producing the protein MFAGPIVFAVFIVTSSFAEESASNDVAQEKRAPMGFQGMRGKKDLLSSENDEYSKRAPMGFQGMRGKKTVLGPDIDENFLSENADKRAPMGFQGMRGKKEYLIPVFEDPYYNEEYEKRAPMGFQGMRGKKTISDENFSKRGPMGFHGMRGKKSFEEILEDIEKRALMGFHGMRGKKSYTFDYPEEYEKRSLAMGFQGVRGKREELTEDWGKRAPMGFQGMRGKKNSLDDVQELHKRAIMGFQGMRGKRSVENSYGSTSDSTKRASLSLQEMQ; encoded by the exons ATGTTCGCTGGCCCAATAGTTTTTGCTGTATTCATAGTGACTTCTTCATTCGCCGAGGAAAGTGCATCGAATGATGTGGCACAAGAGAAACGAGCTCCAATGGGTTTTCAGGGGATGCGAGGCAAGAAGGATCTTCTATCCTCAGAAAACGACGAGTACTCGAAAAGAGCTCCCATGGGATTTCAG GGTATGCGTGGGAAGAAAACTGTGCTCGGACCCGACATAGATGAAAATTTTCTCTCCGAGAATGCTGATAAGCGAGCACCCATGGGTTTCCAGGGAATGAGAGGAAAAAAGGAATACCTGATACCAGTGTTTGAGGATCCTTACTATAATGAAGAATACGAAAAGAGAGCACCCATGGGTTTTCAGGGTATGCGTGGAAAGAAAACTATATCCGATGAAAACTTCAGCAAACGAGGTCCTATGGGCTTTCACGGCATGAGaggaaaaaaatcattcgaagAG ATTTTGGAAGACATAGAAAAGAGAGCACTAATGGGATTCCATGGAATGAGGGGTAAAAAGTCCTACACATTTGATTACCctgaagaatatgaaaaaaggtcCTTAGCCATGGGATTCCAGGGGGTGAGGGGAAAAAGGGAAGAACTTACTGAAGACTGGGGGAAAAGGGCACCTATGGGGTTCCAGGGAATGAGAGGCAAAAAGAACTCGCTGGACGATGTTCAAGAATTGCATAAACGAGCAATAATGGGATTCCAg GGAATGAGAGGAAAACGGAGTGTAGAAAATTCCTATGGATCCACTAGTGACTCTACCAAGAGGGCATCACTGAGTTTACAAG aaatgcagTAG
- the LOC117171185 gene encoding tachykinins isoform X1: MFAGPIVFAVFIVTSSFAEESASNDVAQEKRAPMGFQGMRGKKDLLSSENDEYSKRAPMGFQGMRGKKTVLGPDIDENFLSENADKRAPMGFQGMRGKKEYLIPVFEDPYYNEEYEKRAPMGFQGMRGKKTISDENFSKRGPMGFHGMRGKKSFEEILEDIEKRALMGFHGMRGKKSYTFDYPEEYEKRSLAMGFQGVRGKREELTEDWGKRAPMGFQGMRGKKNSLDDVQELHKRAIMGFQGMRGKRSVENSYGSTSDSTKRASLSLQGSLRDRGESAPYYFKKLSPFRYFGIRGKKNPRWGIRGKFVGVRGKKWKASPYEDRIQLKKLFDNIERLNRLSGSSSVLEMQ; the protein is encoded by the exons ATGTTCGCTGGCCCAATAGTTTTTGCTGTATTCATAGTGACTTCTTCATTCGCCGAGGAAAGTGCATCGAATGATGTGGCACAAGAGAAACGAGCTCCAATGGGTTTTCAGGGGATGCGAGGCAAGAAGGATCTTCTATCCTCAGAAAACGACGAGTACTCGAAAAGAGCTCCCATGGGATTTCAG GGTATGCGTGGGAAGAAAACTGTGCTCGGACCCGACATAGATGAAAATTTTCTCTCCGAGAATGCTGATAAGCGAGCACCCATGGGTTTCCAGGGAATGAGAGGAAAAAAGGAATACCTGATACCAGTGTTTGAGGATCCTTACTATAATGAAGAATACGAAAAGAGAGCACCCATGGGTTTTCAGGGTATGCGTGGAAAGAAAACTATATCCGATGAAAACTTCAGCAAACGAGGTCCTATGGGCTTTCACGGCATGAGaggaaaaaaatcattcgaagAG ATTTTGGAAGACATAGAAAAGAGAGCACTAATGGGATTCCATGGAATGAGGGGTAAAAAGTCCTACACATTTGATTACCctgaagaatatgaaaaaaggtcCTTAGCCATGGGATTCCAGGGGGTGAGGGGAAAAAGGGAAGAACTTACTGAAGACTGGGGGAAAAGGGCACCTATGGGGTTCCAGGGAATGAGAGGCAAAAAGAACTCGCTGGACGATGTTCAAGAATTGCATAAACGAGCAATAATGGGATTCCAg GGAATGAGAGGAAAACGGAGTGTAGAAAATTCCTATGGATCCACTAGTGACTCTACCAAGAGGGCATCACTGAGTTTACAAG GCTCATTGAGAGATAGAGGGGAGAGTGCACCCTACTATTTCAAAAAGCTATCGCCTTTTCGGTATTTCGGAATTCGAGGTAAGAAAAATCCACGCTGGGGTATTCGGGGAAAGTTTGTGGGAGTTCGAGGAAAAAAATGGAAAGCCTCACCATACGAGGATcggattcaactaaaaaaactatttgatAACATCGAGAGGCTGAACCGCTTGTCAGGATCGTCATCAGTATTAG aaatgcagTAG